One window of the Rhipicephalus microplus isolate Deutch F79 chromosome 2, USDA_Rmic, whole genome shotgun sequence genome contains the following:
- the LOC119180383 gene encoding LOW QUALITY PROTEIN: alpha-(1,3)-fucosyltransferase C (The sequence of the model RefSeq protein was modified relative to this genomic sequence to represent the inferred CDS: substituted 1 base at 1 genomic stop codon) gives MALRKFALVKTCLVTIALCTVYVTHRAATTNRPLVVLLWTTWCGKEDYPYFREDEVDPTCAHSCLFTRQRGYLSSSRALRFHGKDIRMDDMPPRRSPDQSWIFFSLEPPTATPVHVLRKRDGVFNVTMTYRSDSDVTTRYGYKFRARQKRNFGTSGKRRKAIAVWMVSPCNTDSRRETYVERLRKVIGVDVFGKCGDLVCQPKASDACLREAARNYSFDLSVENSLCRDYVTEKFYRPLLFDVVPVVMSGANYSTLALPGSYVDALEFESPERVGEYLQEVARRPEWYGSYFLWKEHTELKYESAACKLCSKLHEDAASGXKFTYHRFLEWFLEDAHCSNWEQVLT, from the exons ATGGCGCTAAGGAAATTCGCCCTGGTGAAGACCTGTCTGGTCACTATCGCCCTCTGCACCGTCTATGTCACTCACCGCGCGGCTACCACTAACAGACCTCTGGTGGTGCTTCTGTGGACCACCTGGTGCGGCAAGGAAGACTACCCTTACTTCAGGGAAGACGAAGTGGACCCGACATGCGCTCACTCGTGCCTTTTCACCCGCCAACGCGGCTACCTCAGTTCGAGCCGCGCCCTGCGCTTCCACGGCAAGGACATCCGAATGGACGACATGCCCCCGCGTCGGTCCCCCGACCAGAGCTGGATCTTCTTcagcctcgaacctccgacggcCACCCCGGTACACGTACTCCGAAAGCGGGACGGAGTGTTcaacgtcacaatgacgtacAGGAGCGACTCAGACGTCACGACGCGGTACGGATATAAGTTCAGAGCGAGACAGAAAAGAAACTTCGG AACCTCGGGGAAGAGGCGCAAAGCCATAGCCGTCTGGATGGTGTCTCCCTGCAACACGGACAGCAGGCGAGAGACGTACGTCGAACGGCTCCGCAAAGTCATCGGGGTGGACGTGTTCGGCAAGTGCGGCGACCTGGTGTGCCAACCCAAGGCGTCGGACGCTTGCCTGCGGGAGGCGGCGCGCAACTATAGCTTCGACCTCTCCGTCGAGAACTCCCTGTGTCGCGACTACGTCACAGAGAAGTTCTACCGACCCCTCCTGTTCGACGTCGTGCCTGTGGTGATGAGCGGTGCCAACTACTCGACCCTGGCTTTACCCGGCTCGTACGTGGACGCCCTGGAGTTCGAGTCCCCCGAGAGGGTGGGCGAATACCTGCAAGAGGTGGCCCGCCGGCCCGAGTGGTACGGCTCGTACTTCCTCTGGAAGGAGCACACCGAGCTGAAGTACGAGAGCGCAGCGTGCAAGCTCTGCTCGAAGCTGCACGAAGACGCGGCCTCCGGGTGAAAGTTCACGTACCACCGGTTCCTGGAGTGGTTCCTTGAAGACGCGCACTGCTCCAACTGGGAACAGGTTCTCACGTGA